The proteins below come from a single Pedobacter aquae genomic window:
- the rnc gene encoding ribonuclease III has product MPLSRIYKLHLSPDRKYVKALKNLLGFVPGNLSLYKMAFRHRSIALGIKRGGKNSNERLEFLGDAILGAVVAEVLFKMYPYKEEGFLTEMRSKIVSRVNLNQLGKKLGFNELIEFDPTTVNITSKQSSLLGDAFEALIGAVYLDKGYNFTKDFLIQRIIKPHIDIHTLEQTETNFKSKLIEWCQRHSKDIVFELVPNQEGDNAKLFSIQVLIDNEPMATGIDFNKKSAEKLAAEKTCELLAI; this is encoded by the coding sequence ATGCCCTTATCAAGAATCTATAAATTACATCTTTCTCCTGACCGTAAATACGTTAAGGCGCTAAAGAATTTATTAGGATTTGTGCCCGGAAACCTTTCTTTATACAAGATGGCTTTCAGGCACAGATCTATTGCTTTAGGTATCAAACGTGGTGGAAAAAACAGTAATGAAAGGTTAGAATTTTTAGGCGATGCCATTTTAGGGGCTGTAGTTGCCGAAGTGCTTTTTAAAATGTACCCTTACAAAGAAGAAGGCTTTCTTACAGAAATGCGCTCTAAAATTGTAAGCAGAGTAAATTTAAACCAATTGGGTAAAAAATTAGGCTTTAACGAGCTGATAGAATTTGACCCTACTACCGTAAACATTACCTCAAAACAAAGTTCTTTATTGGGCGATGCTTTTGAAGCTTTAATTGGAGCTGTTTATTTAGATAAAGGTTATAATTTCACCAAAGATTTCCTTATCCAAAGGATTATCAAGCCTCATATTGACATACACACCTTAGAACAAACCGAAACTAATTTTAAAAGTAAATTAATAGAGTGGTGCCAAAGACACTCTAAGGATATTGTGTTTGAACTTGTCCCCAACCAGGAGGGAGACAATGCAAAGCTTTTCTCTATACAGGTGCTTATTGATAATGAACCTATGGCTACTGGTATAGATTTTAATAAGAAAAGTGCCGAAAAATTAGCTGCTGAAAAAACTTGCGAGCTACTAGCTATCTAA